A genomic window from Microbacterium sp. ET2 includes:
- a CDS encoding peptidase M23 — protein MRSSAASRIQTVLAGLVTVAVVAAIAVVVLFSPRESAPECRTWTAEQRENAATVIRAGQDLGLSERDQTIAVMTAMGESSLENLDYGDWETSGVRNPDGSPTTSVGLFQQQDEWGPRDARMDPYTAATMFYRAMLEEVPEPERLAMEPTLVAHRTQINAEPDHYAPYWPAAEAMVAELAGADGAGAEGAPEETDAAGSGGC, from the coding sequence ATCCCGAATCCAGACCGTGCTCGCAGGTCTGGTCACCGTCGCGGTCGTCGCCGCGATCGCCGTCGTGGTGCTGTTCTCGCCCCGCGAGAGCGCCCCCGAGTGCCGCACGTGGACCGCTGAGCAGCGCGAGAACGCCGCCACCGTCATCCGGGCGGGACAGGATCTGGGGCTCTCGGAGCGCGACCAGACCATTGCCGTGATGACCGCGATGGGCGAGTCGTCGCTCGAGAATCTCGACTACGGCGACTGGGAGACCAGCGGAGTGCGAAACCCCGACGGCAGCCCCACGACCTCGGTCGGCCTCTTCCAGCAGCAGGACGAGTGGGGTCCGCGCGACGCGCGCATGGATCCGTACACCGCGGCGACGATGTTCTACCGGGCGATGCTCGAGGAGGTGCCCGAGCCCGAGCGCCTGGCGATGGAGCCGACGCTCGTCGCCCACCGCACGCAGATCAACGCCGAGCCCGACCACTACGCGCCGTACTGGCCCGCCGCAGAGGCGATGGTCGCGGAGCTCGCGGGTGCGGACGGCGCGGGTGCGGAGGGCGCTCCCGAGGAGACGGATGCCGCGGGCTCAGGAGGCTGCTGA
- a CDS encoding oxidoreductase has product MDSRVALVTGASSGIGEATVLELISRGFVVYAGARRVERMAHLADHGARVIHLDVTDDESMTAAVTGILNDQGRIDVLVNNAGYGSYGAVEDVPIDEARRQFEVNIFGLARLTQLVLPTMRRQRRGTIVNISSIGGRIYEPLGAWYHATKYAVEGLSNSLRVEVEPHGVRVVLIRPGAIRTEWNEISRRSALEVSGETAYGPQAHALVRALTAADTESAAGPAVVAEAIGRAVDAAKPRIRYTVPFAAKAIVFARWLLPDRVFDAAVHRVFGVTPADRLAAEESSAGARGAVTAPS; this is encoded by the coding sequence ATGGATTCACGCGTCGCCTTGGTCACCGGAGCATCCTCGGGAATCGGAGAGGCCACCGTCCTCGAACTGATCAGCCGCGGGTTCGTCGTCTATGCCGGGGCACGGCGGGTGGAGCGCATGGCCCACCTCGCCGATCACGGCGCCCGCGTCATCCATCTGGATGTCACCGACGACGAGTCCATGACGGCGGCCGTCACCGGCATCCTCAACGATCAGGGACGCATCGACGTGCTGGTCAACAACGCCGGATACGGCTCCTACGGCGCCGTCGAAGACGTGCCGATCGACGAGGCCCGACGCCAGTTCGAGGTGAACATCTTCGGCCTCGCGCGACTCACCCAGCTGGTGCTGCCGACGATGCGCCGCCAACGCCGCGGCACGATCGTCAACATCTCCTCGATCGGCGGACGCATCTACGAGCCGCTGGGCGCCTGGTACCACGCGACGAAGTACGCCGTGGAGGGGCTGAGCAACTCCCTGCGAGTCGAGGTCGAGCCGCACGGGGTGCGGGTGGTGCTCATCCGGCCCGGGGCGATCCGTACCGAGTGGAACGAGATCTCGCGGCGGAGCGCCCTCGAGGTCTCGGGCGAGACCGCGTACGGACCCCAGGCGCACGCGCTCGTGCGGGCGCTGACCGCGGCAGACACGGAGAGTGCGGCGGGTCCGGCAGTCGTCGCCGAGGCGATCGGGCGGGCCGTGGATGCCGCGAAGCCGCGGATCCGCTACACCGTGCCCTTCGCTGCGAAAGCGATCGTGTTCGCGCGCTGGCTGCTGCCCGACCGCGTGTTCGACGCCGCGGTGCACCGCGTGTTCGGCGTCACCCCCGCCGATCGGCTGGCTGCGGAGGAGTCCTCCGCCGGCGCGCGCGGTGCGGTGACGGCACCGTCATGA
- a CDS encoding NRDE family protein: MCTVIISVPETSGGGAVRLLAVRDEDPDRPWNRLGPWWDDAYEGVVGIRDVRAGGAWMAADPVARRVAVLLNRHDLSDRPDSAVHTRGSVALESVAGRSPAGAPMTRGFNLVEVTGRRARVVSWDGLILSATELATGVHMVAHDDVDDQRSPRIARWLADFRAASPDEWMTVLDRSAELDPADPAAIIRRDSYEGIRSYSLVVVSAVVDDDGVDVHDAPLADPGHWPPIAGS, encoded by the coding sequence ATGTGCACGGTGATCATCTCGGTCCCCGAGACGTCAGGCGGCGGGGCGGTGCGCCTCCTCGCCGTCCGCGATGAAGACCCCGATCGGCCGTGGAACCGGCTGGGGCCCTGGTGGGACGACGCCTATGAGGGCGTCGTCGGGATACGCGACGTCCGGGCGGGCGGCGCGTGGATGGCGGCGGACCCGGTCGCTCGCCGCGTCGCCGTGCTCCTGAACCGCCATGACCTCTCCGATCGTCCGGACAGCGCGGTGCACACCCGGGGATCGGTCGCACTGGAGTCTGTGGCCGGCCGCTCACCGGCGGGGGCGCCGATGACCCGTGGCTTCAATCTCGTCGAAGTCACCGGCCGCCGCGCGCGCGTCGTGTCGTGGGACGGACTGATCCTCTCGGCGACCGAGCTCGCTACCGGCGTCCACATGGTCGCGCACGACGACGTCGACGACCAGCGCTCACCGCGCATCGCACGGTGGCTCGCGGATTTCCGCGCCGCTTCTCCCGACGAATGGATGACGGTCCTCGACCGTTCTGCCGAGCTCGACCCTGCCGACCCGGCGGCGATCATCCGAAGGGACAGCTACGAGGGCATCCGCTCGTACTCACTGGTCGTCGTGTCGGCGGTGGTCGACGATGACGGTGTCGACGTTCACGATGCGCCCCTTGCCGACCCGGGTCACTGGCCGCCTATCGCAGGATCATGA